Proteins encoded together in one Muntiacus reevesi chromosome 22, mMunRee1.1, whole genome shotgun sequence window:
- the CYTL1 gene encoding cytokine-like protein 1 — MTPQLLPLLLLLLLAGLPATRPAPPTCYSRMLALSREITSDFQSLQATEPLEACVRYLPRLYLDIHNYCVLAKLRDFVASPQCWKVARVDALKDKARKLYTIMNSFCRRDLVFLSDDCNALEYPIVVTTVLPDHQS, encoded by the exons ATGACACCCCAGCTGctccccctgctgctgctgctgctcctggccGGGCTCCCCGCCACACGGCCGGCTCCCCCGACCTGCTACTCTCGGATGCTGGCCCTGAGCCGGGAGATCACCTCTGACTTCCAGAGCCTGCAGGCCACGGAGCCCTTG GAGGCGTGTGTGAGATACCTGCCCAGGCTGTATCTGGATATACAT AATTACTGCGTGTTGGCCAAGCTGCGGGACTTTGTGGCATCACCCCAGTGCTGGAAGGTGGCCCGGGTGGACGCCTTGAAGGACAAAGCGCGGAAACTGTACACCATCATGAACTCGTTCTGCAGGAGA GATTTGGTGTTCCTGTCGGATGACTGCAATGCGTTAGAATACCCAATCGTAGTGACCACGGTCCTCCCGGATCATCAGAGCTAA